The Shewanella japonica genome has a window encoding:
- a CDS encoding GGDEF domain-containing protein: MKDSSTAVSQVSLLKQKLNSAKLALEEIHKDRNEKLRTLIQFLGHLSLACKGQNLELDNRLAKLRHHLQGYDQIDEALPELVEIERLLKGQYNHTMTQLEESRTSLSRVISQIQRVDSAPEEIKKEINYFKKDLNKPIHTIWEYIPKVEQVIGFYEHILQKQFAGTDEHVILPQHLILAKELAQKISEIEFRKEQRDQILVMKEVLMGDIKLNTLLESYQTILSLLLNNIAREKTASQDFLYALNDAISVVRDVVSNTANNNERSQQIKSQLNKEINLRVDNADGILIESDDLNALKTALTIQLSSLKDALSRKEALENREQTLLRKSIESMRKELTSITKEANSYKEKLFEHQKLNLLDPLTQLPNRTALEDRMEQEFRNHKRFNAPLWVAVTDIDYFKSVNDNFGHSTGDKTLQVIAMALKNSLRESEFVARYGGEEFVLLLPEVNEDNIGLLLNRVREKIKNIPFKFKNQRITVTLSIGAAQVMENERIEETFERADAALYKAKHNGRDRVVIDI; this comes from the coding sequence ATGAAAGATTCTTCGACGGCAGTGTCACAAGTTTCACTTTTGAAACAGAAACTAAACTCTGCCAAGTTGGCGCTTGAAGAAATCCATAAGGATCGTAATGAAAAATTACGCACCCTAATTCAATTTTTAGGTCATTTAAGCCTTGCCTGTAAAGGTCAAAATCTAGAACTTGATAATCGATTAGCCAAGCTAAGACATCATTTACAAGGTTATGATCAAATTGATGAGGCCTTGCCTGAGCTCGTTGAAATTGAGCGCCTATTAAAAGGCCAATACAATCATACAATGACTCAACTTGAAGAAAGCCGTACCAGTCTTTCTCGAGTTATCAGCCAAATTCAACGTGTAGACTCCGCCCCAGAAGAAATTAAAAAAGAAATTAATTACTTCAAAAAAGATCTCAATAAACCGATTCATACCATTTGGGAGTACATCCCTAAAGTTGAACAAGTCATCGGCTTTTACGAGCATATTTTACAAAAGCAATTTGCAGGTACTGATGAACACGTTATTTTGCCTCAGCACCTTATTTTAGCCAAAGAGCTAGCCCAAAAAATTTCTGAGATAGAATTTAGAAAAGAACAGCGTGATCAAATTTTGGTCATGAAAGAAGTATTAATGGGTGATATTAAACTCAATACCCTGCTTGAGTCGTATCAAACAATATTAAGCCTTTTACTCAATAACATCGCACGTGAAAAAACAGCGTCCCAAGACTTTTTATATGCTTTGAATGATGCCATTAGTGTCGTTAGAGATGTGGTAAGTAACACGGCTAATAACAATGAACGTTCACAGCAAATAAAAAGCCAGCTGAACAAAGAGATTAACTTACGTGTTGACAATGCCGATGGCATTTTAATTGAGTCAGATGATTTAAACGCATTAAAGACAGCGCTGACAATTCAATTATCTTCGCTTAAAGATGCGCTAAGCCGTAAAGAAGCATTGGAAAACAGAGAGCAAACACTGCTCAGAAAATCCATTGAGTCAATGCGAAAAGAATTAACCAGTATTACCAAAGAGGCAAATAGTTATAAAGAAAAACTATTTGAACATCAAAAACTTAATTTACTTGATCCATTAACACAATTGCCTAACAGAACCGCACTTGAGGATAGAATGGAGCAAGAATTTCGCAACCATAAGCGTTTTAATGCACCGCTTTGGGTTGCTGTTACTGACATAGATTACTTTAAATCAGTCAATGATAACTTTGGTCACAGCACCGGTGATAAAACATTGCAGGTCATTGCTATGGCGCTAAAAAACTCATTGCGAGAAAGCGAGTTTGTCGCACGATACGGCGGTGAAGAATTTGTTTTATTACTTCCAGAAGTCAATGAAGACAATATTGGTTTATTATTAAATCGTGTCAGAGAAAAAATTAAGAACATTCCATTTAAATTTAAAAATCAGCGAATTACAGTTACATTATCAATAGGTGCTGCGCAAGTAATGGAAAATGAACGTATCGAAGAAACCTTTGAACGTGCCGATGCAGCCCTATACAAAGCCAAACACAATGGCAGAGATAGAGTCGTAATCGATATCTAA
- the ppnN gene encoding nucleotide 5'-monophosphate nucleosidase PpnN, with protein sequence MIVKISPRGSLDQLSQMEVNRLKQSAKSDLYQLLRNCALAVLASGLQSDNSEALFDKYTNFDINVLQRERGLLIELINPPEQAFVDGEIIAGIQEHLFAVLRDIVYIDNKYDNLKHINLTNASHITNVVFDILRNARVISPMKDPNVVVCWGGHSINPIEYQYTREVGYELGLRGLDICTGCGPGAMEGPMKGAAIGHAKQRVNNARYIGLTEPSIIAAEPPNQIVNELVILPDIEKRLEAFVRLGHGIVIFPGGAGTAEELLYILGILLNNANQSLPFPLILTGPIESADYFTEIDAFIGATLGPDAQAKYQIIIDDPVKVGQIMKQGMQAVKNSRKELGDAYQYQWSLKIEPEFQLPFDPTHEVMQNLHLYFQPNKAELAATLRRAFSGIVAGNVKGDTIKLIEELGPFEIRGDKQLMMMMDKLLNAFVSQQRMKLPGSAYVPCYRIMNKTENETESQ encoded by the coding sequence ATGATAGTAAAAATAAGCCCTCGCGGAAGTTTAGATCAACTTTCACAAATGGAAGTTAATCGACTCAAACAAAGCGCTAAGAGTGATTTATACCAACTACTTCGAAACTGCGCCCTTGCAGTGCTTGCCTCAGGATTACAAAGTGATAATTCTGAGGCCCTATTTGATAAATACACCAATTTTGACATCAATGTACTCCAGCGCGAACGAGGCTTATTAATTGAATTGATTAATCCGCCAGAGCAAGCATTTGTTGATGGCGAGATTATCGCAGGAATTCAAGAGCATCTTTTCGCCGTTCTTCGAGACATCGTCTATATCGACAATAAATACGACAATCTCAAACACATCAATCTTACTAATGCGAGCCATATCACCAATGTTGTGTTCGATATTTTACGCAACGCAAGAGTCATCTCACCGATGAAAGATCCTAATGTCGTCGTTTGTTGGGGAGGCCATAGTATCAATCCTATTGAATATCAATATACCCGTGAAGTGGGCTATGAACTTGGGCTACGTGGACTCGACATTTGTACAGGTTGCGGCCCTGGAGCAATGGAAGGACCAATGAAGGGAGCAGCCATTGGTCATGCTAAGCAAAGGGTTAATAACGCTCGTTATATTGGCTTAACTGAGCCAAGTATCATCGCCGCAGAGCCGCCAAATCAAATTGTTAATGAGCTAGTGATTTTACCCGACATAGAAAAACGCTTAGAAGCCTTTGTGAGGCTAGGCCATGGTATTGTTATCTTCCCTGGTGGTGCGGGTACAGCCGAAGAACTGCTTTATATTTTAGGTATCTTACTTAACAATGCTAACCAATCCTTACCCTTCCCTTTGATACTCACAGGTCCCATTGAGAGTGCCGATTACTTTACCGAGATCGATGCGTTTATTGGGGCCACTTTAGGACCTGACGCTCAAGCTAAATACCAAATCATTATCGATGATCCCGTCAAAGTAGGACAAATCATGAAACAAGGTATGCAAGCCGTTAAAAACAGCCGCAAAGAATTGGGCGATGCATATCAATATCAATGGTCTTTAAAAATAGAGCCCGAGTTTCAGCTACCATTCGATCCGACCCATGAAGTGATGCAAAACCTGCATTTATATTTCCAGCCTAATAAGGCCGAGCTAGCAGCAACCCTTCGACGTGCTTTTTCAGGGATAGTCGCTGGCAATGTGAAAGGAGACACCATAAAGCTCATTGAAGAGCTAGGCCCCTTTGAGATCCGCGGTGACAAACAATTAATGATGATGATGGATAAACTGCTCAATGCATTTGTTAGCCAGCAACGAATGAAATTACCAGGCAGTGCATACGTGCCTTGCTATCGCATAATGAATAAAACGGAAAATGAAACGGAATCCCAATAG
- the xni gene encoding flap endonuclease Xni: protein MNKLLIIDGLNLVRRIHAVLPDENDIASVKERTLAAAKKLLVHHEPSHAIVVWDGDEESWRKQLYPDYKKGRKPMPTPLKSGLADIKAALSEAHIHSHDAVSEADDVIATLATKITENKGKAIIVSTDKGFSQIIDDNIVIWDHFKQQYFDLTEYEKKLAVQQSQILDFIALAGDSGNKVPGIAGIGPKSAADLLNKFRSLANLYKSIDNLGAKQAQKLIDGKDMARVSYKLAQLQCHMPLNINLKQFRVISNSERNT from the coding sequence ATGAACAAACTGTTGATCATTGATGGTCTGAACCTTGTTAGACGTATTCATGCAGTACTACCAGATGAAAATGATATTGCCAGCGTCAAAGAACGTACGTTAGCCGCAGCCAAAAAACTGTTAGTTCACCATGAGCCCAGCCATGCGATTGTCGTCTGGGATGGTGATGAAGAATCTTGGCGAAAACAGTTATACCCTGATTATAAAAAAGGACGTAAGCCGATGCCTACGCCTTTAAAATCGGGATTAGCCGATATTAAAGCGGCGCTTTCTGAAGCACATATACATTCTCATGACGCCGTCTCAGAAGCAGATGATGTCATCGCTACCCTAGCGACTAAAATCACTGAAAATAAAGGTAAAGCAATTATCGTCTCTACTGATAAAGGTTTCAGCCAAATCATTGATGACAATATCGTCATATGGGATCACTTCAAACAACAATATTTCGATTTAACTGAATACGAAAAAAAGCTTGCTGTACAACAAAGTCAGATACTTGATTTTATCGCGCTAGCTGGAGACAGCGGCAATAAAGTACCTGGGATAGCAGGTATTGGGCCGAAGTCAGCAGCCGATTTATTAAATAAGTTCAGAAGCTTAGCAAACCTATACAAGTCCATTGATAACTTAGGTGCAAAACAAGCGCAAAAGCTCATTGATGGTAAAGACATGGCGAGAGTGAGTTACAAGTTAGCCCAATTACAATGTCATATGCCCCTCAATATCAATCTCAAACAATTCAGAGTCATTAGCAATAGCGAAAGGAATACCTAA
- a CDS encoding DUF3192 domain-containing protein encodes MNSKMSFTIASMFIAYIVFAIAVVMVYEPKPEDRSWQERQEFNHNMLSEINIGQPIENIRKLMGRADFTEAKATDNANFQIMFYRTHHVKSDGITTKDECTPLLFKDGKLIAWGQETYDQFLQIPILNNVIPASPPAVAETDSDDHKTPLSEGEK; translated from the coding sequence ATGAATTCAAAAATGTCCTTTACCATCGCCTCCATGTTCATTGCCTACATCGTCTTCGCAATTGCCGTTGTGATGGTGTATGAACCGAAACCAGAAGATAGAAGTTGGCAAGAAAGACAAGAGTTTAATCACAATATGCTCAGTGAAATCAATATAGGCCAGCCTATTGAGAACATTAGAAAATTAATGGGTCGAGCGGACTTTACCGAAGCGAAAGCAACTGACAACGCTAACTTTCAGATCATGTTTTATCGAACCCATCATGTTAAATCTGACGGCATCACTACTAAAGATGAGTGCACGCCATTGTTATTTAAAGATGGAAAATTGATTGCGTGGGGACAAGAGACTTACGATCAGTTTTTACAAATTCCCATTTTAAATAATGTCATCCCAGCTTCTCCCCCTGCAGTCGCCGAAACAGATTCTGATGACCATAAGACCCCTTTATCAGAAGGTGAAAAGTAA
- a CDS encoding prolyl oligopeptidase family serine peptidase gives MKLHTFLPLTLLAASVAVNAAQQPKTLSLNDIMHFETLQQPVISDNGRVIAVEAMPDRGDSRALVNIAATQKQYVIDGGSALQLNSQGSFAIAKIEPSLLSAETLKKSELHSGLVLLNTSTGEQQQFEKVKHAEFSPNGEFVAIWFEAEESEEADKEADKDDKAKVDEKDTGSKIKLIHLADNNAHEFEHVTQFAFDTVGKNFVVASNDINNQRHTIKKVNLINNTLNQLHQSQTQQFGELSVSDDGLWLAFTSGDAAVKRDEREYQLSIIDLKNSQVKPTPTTDEWTLNQYSKIFFSEDSLRLFVGRVPQVDKVVSLPEIKQQADLFDTEVVTGLRNLKVWHGDDPKIKPHEVKQYSKELQRTYLAVLHVNANRIVQLADKDVPNVQYGEQKRYLLATSDVPYQKMITWAGFYQDVYLVDLNTGRKQQLLTQHPTNEMPTLSPNARFVAYYQQGQLFLYDIAGVRRHTISKDISVSFANEDHDYPGNAPSYGFGPWLADGSGIIAYDKYDAWQFSSASFDGFMLTAGEGRKTSTQMRIEGLYEDKNVPATIAQQQTVLVHGYNEKTKADSLYSAVVGVPGLTTLMETDAKVKVLAKSKNADTIVYSKERYDLYPDLYTADIAAPQDGVKQTALDKQRDDFNWASAELVQWRDADGRLTDGVLIKPTNYQEGKQYPVMVYFYRFMSDRLHSFPHMAINHRPNFAWYADNGYAIFLPDIRFEVGYPGASAVKGLTSGVQKLIDMGIADPDAVGIQGHSWGGYQTAFAVTQTNIFKAAVTGAPVSNMTSAYSGIRHGSGLARQFQYETGQSRIGESLFNSPQKYIENSPVFYAERIQTPMMIMFGDKDDAVPWEQGVELYLAMRRTGKDVVFLQYEDEPHHLKKYPNKLDYTIRMKQYFDHYLKGAKAPEWLEKGEAYKEYQ, from the coding sequence TTGAAGTTACATACATTTCTACCACTGACGTTACTCGCCGCGTCCGTTGCAGTAAACGCTGCGCAGCAGCCAAAAACGTTAAGCTTAAATGACATCATGCATTTTGAAACCCTGCAACAGCCAGTTATTTCTGATAATGGTCGTGTTATTGCGGTTGAAGCGATGCCTGATAGAGGCGACAGTCGCGCCTTAGTGAATATTGCCGCGACTCAAAAACAGTACGTTATTGATGGTGGTTCGGCACTTCAGCTTAATAGCCAAGGCTCTTTTGCAATAGCGAAAATTGAGCCGAGTTTATTATCTGCAGAGACCCTCAAAAAGTCTGAACTTCATAGTGGTTTGGTATTGCTAAATACCAGCACTGGAGAGCAACAGCAGTTTGAAAAGGTAAAACACGCAGAATTTAGCCCTAATGGTGAGTTTGTCGCGATATGGTTTGAAGCTGAAGAATCCGAAGAGGCTGATAAGGAGGCGGATAAAGACGATAAAGCCAAAGTTGATGAGAAAGACACTGGCAGTAAAATCAAACTTATTCATCTAGCTGATAATAATGCTCATGAGTTTGAGCATGTGACACAGTTTGCTTTTGACACAGTCGGTAAAAACTTTGTTGTTGCGAGCAACGATATCAATAATCAGCGCCACACCATTAAAAAAGTTAATTTAATCAATAATACCTTAAACCAACTACACCAAAGCCAAACTCAACAATTTGGAGAGTTAAGCGTATCTGACGACGGATTATGGCTTGCGTTTACCAGTGGTGATGCCGCCGTTAAGCGAGATGAACGTGAGTATCAGTTATCTATTATTGATTTGAAAAATAGCCAGGTTAAGCCAACGCCTACAACGGATGAATGGACACTTAATCAATATTCAAAAATCTTCTTCTCAGAAGATAGTTTGCGTTTATTTGTAGGTCGAGTACCACAGGTTGATAAAGTGGTTTCTTTACCTGAAATAAAACAGCAAGCTGATTTGTTTGATACTGAAGTCGTAACCGGCTTACGAAACCTGAAAGTATGGCATGGGGATGATCCTAAAATTAAGCCCCATGAAGTCAAACAATACAGTAAAGAATTACAACGTACTTACTTAGCTGTTCTTCACGTCAATGCCAACCGTATTGTGCAACTAGCAGATAAAGATGTACCAAATGTGCAATATGGTGAGCAAAAACGATATCTATTGGCCACATCAGATGTGCCTTATCAAAAAATGATCACTTGGGCTGGTTTTTATCAAGATGTGTATTTAGTGGACTTAAATACAGGCCGAAAGCAGCAGCTTTTAACCCAGCACCCAACGAATGAAATGCCGACGCTATCACCTAATGCGAGATTTGTGGCTTATTATCAGCAAGGTCAGCTCTTTCTCTATGACATTGCAGGAGTAAGAAGGCATACCATCTCTAAAGACATTAGCGTGAGCTTTGCCAATGAAGATCATGACTACCCAGGTAATGCACCGAGTTATGGCTTTGGCCCTTGGTTAGCTGATGGTTCAGGTATTATTGCTTACGACAAGTATGATGCTTGGCAATTTAGCAGTGCATCATTCGATGGCTTTATGCTGACGGCCGGTGAGGGGCGTAAAACCAGTACGCAAATGAGAATTGAAGGGTTGTATGAAGACAAGAATGTCCCAGCAACGATAGCACAGCAGCAAACGGTGTTGGTGCATGGTTACAACGAAAAAACCAAAGCGGATAGCTTATACAGTGCCGTTGTAGGTGTGCCTGGGTTAACAACCTTGATGGAAACCGATGCGAAAGTGAAAGTGCTAGCAAAAAGTAAAAATGCTGACACTATCGTGTATTCAAAAGAGCGTTATGATCTTTATCCTGATCTTTACACCGCTGACATTGCAGCACCGCAAGATGGTGTTAAGCAAACGGCGTTAGATAAACAGCGAGATGATTTTAATTGGGCCAGTGCCGAGCTAGTGCAATGGCGTGATGCAGATGGCCGATTAACTGACGGTGTATTGATCAAGCCGACTAATTATCAAGAAGGTAAACAGTATCCTGTTATGGTGTATTTCTATCGCTTTATGAGCGACCGATTACATTCATTCCCGCATATGGCTATTAATCATCGTCCTAACTTCGCTTGGTACGCTGACAATGGTTATGCGATTTTCTTACCGGACATTCGGTTTGAAGTTGGTTATCCAGGTGCATCAGCGGTTAAAGGGTTAACTTCTGGTGTGCAAAAGTTAATTGATATGGGCATTGCAGATCCTGATGCTGTCGGTATTCAAGGACACTCATGGGGTGGTTATCAAACTGCATTTGCGGTTACCCAAACCAATATCTTTAAAGCAGCTGTAACGGGGGCCCCTGTGTCTAATATGACGAGTGCATACAGTGGTATTCGTCATGGTTCTGGTTTAGCTCGACAGTTCCAGTATGAAACAGGCCAAAGTCGAATTGGAGAAAGTTTATTTAACTCCCCACAAAAATATATTGAGAATTCACCAGTATTTTATGCTGAACGTATTCAGACACCAATGATGATCATGTTTGGTGATAAAGATGATGCGGTGCCATGGGAGCAAGGCGTTGAGTTATACCTTGCAATGCGACGCACTGGTAAGGATGTGGTGTTTTTACAATATGAAGACGAGCCGCATCATTTGAAGAAATATCCGAATAAACTCGACTATACAATCAGAATGAAGCAGTACTTTGACCATTATCTTAAAGGTGCTAAAGCCCCTGAATGGTTAGAGAAAGGTGAGGCTTATAAAGAGTATCAATAA
- a CDS encoding isocitrate dehydrogenase → MPKRTITVIPGDGIGPSIIDSALKILDKAGCDFEYEFADAGLAALEKQGELVPQRTLDLIEKNRITLKGPLTTPVGEGFTSINVSLRKKFSLYANVRPVLSFKGTQARYDNIDIITVRENTEGMYSGLGQKVSEDGATAEATSIITRQGAEQITTFAYELARKENRKKVTIVHKANIMKSTSGLFLKVAREVSQRYPDIETEEMIVDATCMKLVMNPENFDVLVTTNLFGDILSDLCAGLVGGLGMAPGANIGSDAAIFEAVHGSAPDIAGKNLANPTSVILASIQMLEYLGMADKAEMIRSAVSAVIEEGDRTTRDLGGTHGTTDFTQAVIDRLG, encoded by the coding sequence ATGCCAAAACGTACTATAACCGTAATCCCAGGTGACGGGATTGGACCAAGCATTATCGATTCCGCTTTAAAGATTCTCGACAAAGCTGGTTGCGACTTTGAATATGAATTTGCAGACGCCGGTTTAGCCGCTTTAGAAAAACAAGGTGAATTAGTACCTCAGCGTACCTTAGACCTTATTGAAAAAAACCGTATCACTCTTAAAGGTCCATTAACCACTCCAGTGGGTGAAGGCTTTACTTCTATCAATGTTAGCTTGCGTAAAAAGTTCAGTTTATACGCAAACGTACGTCCAGTGCTTTCGTTTAAAGGTACTCAAGCACGTTACGACAATATTGATATCATCACCGTTCGTGAAAACACCGAAGGTATGTACTCTGGTTTAGGCCAAAAAGTATCTGAAGATGGTGCTACTGCAGAAGCAACTAGTATCATTACTCGCCAAGGTGCTGAACAAATTACCACTTTCGCTTATGAGCTTGCTCGTAAAGAAAACCGTAAAAAAGTAACGATTGTTCACAAAGCAAACATCATGAAGTCGACTTCAGGTTTATTCTTGAAAGTGGCGCGTGAAGTAAGCCAGCGTTACCCAGATATCGAAACAGAAGAAATGATTGTTGATGCAACATGTATGAAGTTGGTCATGAATCCAGAAAATTTCGATGTATTGGTAACAACTAACTTATTCGGTGACATTTTATCTGACTTATGTGCAGGTTTAGTGGGCGGTTTAGGCATGGCACCAGGTGCTAACATCGGTAGCGACGCTGCGATTTTTGAAGCCGTACATGGCAGTGCACCTGATATTGCGGGTAAAAACTTAGCAAACCCAACTTCAGTTATTCTTGCATCTATCCAAATGCTTGAGTATCTAGGTATGGCTGATAAAGCTGAAATGATCCGTAGTGCAGTATCTGCAGTGATCGAAGAAGGCGACCGTACGACTCGCGATTTAGGTGGTACACACGGTACGACTGACTTCACTCAAGCCGTTATTGACCGTTTAGGCTAA
- the rlmM gene encoding 23S rRNA (cytidine(2498)-2'-O)-methyltransferase RlmM — MKNLFLFCRAGYEKDCAAEIQQRAAELNIGGFVKTNTNDAYVIFQSFEEDGGEQLAKRIELNSLVFARQMFAANDLLKDLPESDRVSPIVAALAEVSKAGELRVETPDTNEAKELSGFCRKFTVPLRQGLKKSGSLLAQENDKRPIIHVCFVGPGQAYVGYSLTNNSSPHFMGIPRLKMAADAPSRSSLKLDEAFGHFLTKEEQEQRCRSGLHSVDLGACPGGWTYQLVRRGMFVAAVDNGPMDQKLMDTGQVRHYRADGFRFDPPRKNIYWLVCDMVEKPSRVAELMEAWAINGWFKEAIFNLKLPMKSRYKEVRQILDTMAEILKENEIEDFKIQCKHLYHDRDEVTVHLWVKPNTPWNFN; from the coding sequence ATGAAAAACCTATTTTTATTCTGCCGTGCAGGCTATGAGAAAGATTGCGCAGCAGAAATTCAACAGCGTGCAGCTGAATTGAATATTGGTGGTTTTGTAAAAACCAATACCAATGATGCTTATGTTATTTTCCAAAGCTTTGAAGAAGATGGTGGTGAACAACTAGCAAAAAGAATTGAGCTCAACTCTTTGGTGTTCGCGCGACAAATGTTTGCGGCAAATGATTTACTAAAAGATTTGCCTGAATCAGACCGTGTCTCTCCAATTGTTGCAGCTTTAGCGGAAGTGTCAAAAGCGGGAGAGTTACGTGTTGAAACGCCGGATACTAATGAAGCGAAGGAATTATCGGGTTTTTGTCGTAAGTTTACCGTGCCACTAAGGCAAGGTTTGAAAAAGTCAGGCTCATTGCTTGCTCAAGAAAATGACAAAAGACCCATTATTCACGTTTGTTTTGTTGGGCCAGGTCAAGCGTACGTTGGTTACTCACTAACTAATAATAGCTCGCCTCATTTTATGGGGATCCCACGTCTTAAAATGGCGGCTGATGCACCTAGCCGGTCAAGTTTGAAATTAGACGAAGCATTTGGGCACTTCTTAACAAAAGAAGAACAAGAACAGCGCTGTCGCTCAGGTCTTCATTCTGTTGATTTAGGGGCATGTCCTGGCGGTTGGACCTATCAACTCGTTCGCCGCGGTATGTTTGTCGCTGCTGTTGATAATGGTCCTATGGATCAAAAGTTGATGGATACAGGTCAGGTTCGTCACTATCGTGCTGATGGTTTCCGTTTTGACCCACCGCGAAAGAACATCTATTGGTTGGTGTGTGACATGGTTGAGAAGCCTTCACGGGTTGCAGAGCTTATGGAAGCATGGGCGATAAATGGTTGGTTTAAAGAAGCTATTTTTAACCTTAAGCTACCAATGAAAAGCCGTTATAAAGAGGTGAGACAAATCCTCGATACTATGGCTGAGATTTTAAAAGAAAACGAAATCGAAGATTTTAAAATCCAATGTAAGCATCTTTATCATGACCGTGATGAAGTGACAGTGCATTTATGGGTTAAACCAAATACACCATGGAACTTTAATTAA